From the Syntrophorhabdaceae bacterium genome, one window contains:
- a CDS encoding acetyl-CoA carboxylase carboxyltransferase subunit alpha yields the protein MRYYLDFEKKLEPLERRINEIKKFYSINDPRYSRELQSINKKISKIEKDIYGELTNWQRSQLSRHLNRPHTLDYIENIFSDFVELKGDRKFKDDPAIVAGFARFNDRSVAVVGHQKGKDVREMAHRNFGMTHPEGYRKAVRIMKLAGKWGKPIITFVDTPGAFPGIGAEERGQAEAIASSIEFMFSLPVPIVTIVIGEGGSGGALAIGVGNVILMLDNAIYSVISPEGCAAILWRDGSKGPLAAEALKPTARDLFELGVIDEIIKEPFGGAHRNWNQTFDNLKPELEKHLKALSAKSSEELMKMRYEKFRIMGVFKERR from the coding sequence ATGAGATACTACCTTGACTTTGAAAAAAAACTCGAACCATTAGAAAGAAGAATAAATGAAATAAAAAAGTTTTACAGCATCAATGACCCCCGATATTCAAGGGAATTACAATCGATAAACAAGAAGATTTCCAAGATAGAAAAAGATATTTACGGAGAATTAACGAATTGGCAAAGGTCGCAACTCTCGAGACACCTCAATAGACCCCACACATTAGATTACATTGAAAATATCTTTTCTGATTTTGTGGAGTTGAAAGGGGACAGAAAGTTCAAGGATGACCCGGCAATTGTGGCCGGCTTTGCAAGATTTAATGATAGAAGTGTCGCTGTCGTAGGACACCAGAAAGGAAAAGACGTAAGAGAAATGGCCCATAGAAACTTCGGCATGACCCATCCTGAGGGATACAGAAAGGCAGTAAGGATAATGAAGTTAGCTGGCAAATGGGGTAAGCCTATCATTACATTCGTAGATACACCAGGTGCATTCCCTGGAATAGGGGCTGAAGAGAGGGGTCAGGCAGAGGCAATAGCTTCAAGTATAGAATTTATGTTCTCTCTACCTGTGCCTATTGTAACAATAGTTATCGGTGAAGGTGGAAGTGGTGGTGCCCTTGCAATAGGGGTTGGCAATGTAATCCTCATGCTCGATAACGCCATATATTCTGTCATATCACCTGAAGGCTGCGCTGCCATATTATGGAGAGATGGCTCGAAAGGACCGCTTGCTGCAGAAGCGCTTAAACCGACTGCTCGTGATCTATTTGAACTCGGCGTGATTGATGAGATAATAAAAGAACCGTTCGGCGGTGCTCACAGAAACTGGAACCAAACATTCGATAATCTTAAACCTGAATTGGAAAAACATCTTAAAGCATTATCTGCAAAATCTTCAGAAGAATTAATGAAGATGAGGTATGAAAAATTCAGAATAATGGGGGTCTTCAAAGAGAGAAGATGA
- a CDS encoding HDOD domain-containing protein yields the protein MSIVAIILLIIIVMITLLFIFQRAKQKDEETLDVDESQHKGFSPSDKIDTVLTKDVPKELKTIFKNIEYTEIGKNIFPVNIEQIDDEIKTKLEKNIKSMLPIPIDYTRLMKLLLNPETNIKEIVSLVSTHPVLSAKVLQTVNSVYFSLAEKVTSIGRAITLLGYNNVRALVLQETLYNTVCKDKTDQTDRHLRLWAHSAIVSACAGFIGKKLFGLSEYDLATAGLLHDIGKFYLMNIEEGFEIVTDIPNLIKEEHRYGINHSVAGAFIAKQWLFSNIIVKGIEYHHHPCYFPPENIPSEYLKLNFILCVSDLVSKAMGYKGEDEQMLRILPEYFELFGIDKDLKDIITAELIININKTKATVESYIDSVTSTL from the coding sequence ATGAGCATTGTTGCAATAATCCTTCTCATAATCATCGTAATGATCACTTTATTATTTATTTTTCAGAGGGCTAAACAAAAAGACGAAGAAACATTGGATGTGGATGAATCTCAGCATAAAGGCTTTAGCCCCTCTGACAAAATAGATACAGTATTGACTAAAGACGTGCCAAAAGAACTTAAAACTATCTTTAAAAATATCGAATATACAGAAATTGGAAAAAACATCTTTCCTGTCAATATAGAGCAGATAGATGATGAAATTAAGACTAAACTTGAAAAAAATATAAAGTCGATGTTACCGATACCAATAGACTATACGAGACTCATGAAGCTCCTTTTAAATCCTGAAACAAATATTAAAGAGATAGTATCTTTGGTAAGCACCCATCCTGTTTTATCTGCCAAAGTTTTGCAGACCGTTAATTCTGTTTATTTTTCCCTTGCAGAAAAGGTTACTTCTATAGGTAGGGCTATTACTTTACTGGGTTACAATAACGTAAGGGCATTGGTCTTACAAGAGACACTTTATAATACTGTTTGTAAGGACAAGACAGATCAAACAGATAGGCATCTCAGATTATGGGCCCATTCTGCTATTGTGTCTGCCTGCGCCGGTTTTATAGGCAAAAAGCTTTTTGGGCTTTCAGAATATGACCTTGCTACTGCAGGGCTTTTGCATGATATAGGGAAATTTTATCTTATGAATATAGAAGAAGGCTTTGAGATAGTAACAGACATTCCAAATCTTATAAAAGAAGAACATAGGTACGGGATAAATCATTCAGTTGCAGGTGCTTTCATTGCAAAACAATGGTTGTTTTCTAACATCATAGTGAAAGGTATAGAATACCATCATCATCCTTGTTACTTTCCCCCGGAAAATATTCCATCTGAATATTTGAAACTGAATTTTATACTTTGTGTTTCAGACCTTGTATCAAAGGCAATGGGTTATAAAGGTGAAGATGAACAGATGCTCAGGATTTTACCCGAATACTTTGAGTTATTTGGGATTGATAAGGATCTTAAAGATATAATCACAGCAGAGCTTATAATAAATATCAATAAGACAAAGGCAACTGTAGAATCCTATATAGATTCTGTAACTTCAACATTATAA
- a CDS encoding pyridoxamine 5'-phosphate oxidase family protein — protein MDINDGVPINTIKGSVLVPERLRYLNEKQKLAVLATWGYDTPYTSIVNFAITDDFKTIIFATPKNTKKYNNIKYSKYVSLLIDNRMETAGNLMNTEAITIVGKARIMRKGRKLEELKKVYMEKHRDLEGFINAETTVLISVQMQCCVHVSRFQTVTVWDCK, from the coding sequence ATGGATATAAATGATGGGGTTCCTATAAATACCATCAAGGGATCTGTTTTGGTCCCTGAGCGTTTGAGATATCTAAATGAAAAGCAAAAGCTTGCCGTTCTTGCCACATGGGGATATGATACCCCTTATACCTCTATTGTAAATTTTGCCATCACCGATGATTTTAAGACCATTATCTTTGCAACACCAAAAAATACTAAAAAATACAACAATATAAAATACTCAAAGTATGTGTCACTCCTAATAGATAACCGCATGGAAACAGCAGGTAATCTTATGAATACCGAGGCGATTACTATTGTGGGTAAGGCAAGGATTATGAGGAAAGGAAGAAAGTTAGAAGAGTTAAAAAAGGTTTATATGGAAAAACATAGGGACCTTGAAGGTTTTATTAATGCAGAGACTACGGTCTTAATATCTGTTCAAATGCAATGCTGTGTTCACGTGAGTAGATTTCAAACAGTAACAGTTTGGGATTGCAAATAA
- a CDS encoding rhodanese-like domain-containing protein — protein MRYACMLVTFFILFTGISHGFDADLAKKFDPMFSQMTPEVLAMRPCQITSKQVLEMIKKKEDFVILDIRTPAEVALVASAHKNTVVIPMNELFKEANLKKLPKDKKIAVLCHTGDRAAAATIALRAVGFANAYQFKGGIAELAKEVGRTATEYVKD, from the coding sequence ATGAGATACGCATGTATGTTGGTAACATTCTTTATCCTATTCACAGGCATTTCCCATGGTTTTGATGCAGATTTGGCAAAGAAATTCGATCCCATGTTCTCCCAGATGACCCCTGAGGTATTGGCTATGAGGCCATGTCAGATTACTTCAAAACAAGTTCTTGAAATGATTAAGAAAAAAGAAGATTTCGTCATTCTCGATATTAGGACACCTGCAGAGGTTGCTCTTGTTGCATCGGCACATAAAAACACTGTTGTCATCCCCATGAATGAGCTTTTCAAAGAGGCGAATCTAAAAAAGCTTCCAAAAGACAAAAAGATAGCGGTGCTTTGTCACACCGGCGATAGGGCTGCTGCTGCCACTATTGCATTAAGGGCAGTAGGGTTTGCAAATGCCTATCAGTTCAAAGGTGGAATAGCTGAACTTGCAAAAGAAGTAGGCAGGACAGCAACAGAATATGTAAAGGATTGA
- a CDS encoding cytochrome c3 family protein yields MKGLVFNKTAILLCVTLLFILGIVTIIMAAPQRRVDAKPGNCMECHGSEKVLSTGHPETTNMNLKECLSCHTEKGKESLRGKITGSHTHGLAGITCDGCHGKKDKYEALEFDRCLKCHDVDRLVEKTSKIKPTNPHTSPHYGKDLDCNLCHRQHARSENYCNQCHDFKFIVP; encoded by the coding sequence ATGAAAGGCTTGGTTTTTAATAAGACAGCGATACTGCTTTGTGTTACATTGCTTTTTATTTTAGGGATTGTAACCATCATTATGGCTGCACCTCAGAGGAGAGTAGATGCAAAACCAGGCAATTGTATGGAATGTCATGGCAGTGAAAAGGTATTATCCACCGGGCATCCTGAGACTACAAATATGAACTTAAAAGAGTGTTTATCATGTCATACCGAAAAAGGAAAAGAGAGCCTTAGGGGTAAGATTACAGGTAGTCACACCCATGGTCTTGCAGGGATAACCTGTGATGGATGTCATGGAAAAAAGGATAAATATGAGGCACTTGAGTTTGATCGATGTCTCAAATGCCATGATGTAGATAGGCTTGTGGAGAAGACATCCAAGATAAAACCAACAAATCCCCATACCTCTCCCCATTACGGTAAAGACCTGGATTGTAATCTCTGTCATCGCCAGCATGCCAGATCAGAGAATTATTGTAATCAATGCCACGATTTTAAATTTATAGTTCCCTGA
- a CDS encoding flavocytochrome c, which translates to MGKDSESPKEVSRRDFFKSSAMAVAAGAALGGIGLISKDAAAKEAIPKKWDESYDVVIIGSGFAGFAAAIEAKIAGANVIVIEKMPMHGGNSIINGGDFCAAGTKMQKEAGVQDSPELMLKDMLKAGLYLNHPDLAKIVAYGSKDALEWCETYIGAKFARLNFHGGHSVKRAHQTINASGSELVNKMLSKAREIGVKVQTRTKLERFILNENNRIIGIEAKKNYRFPDENTGTKAFIKASKAVIIASGGFARDINLRKIHDPRLDERFESTNHPGATGEALMAACLARAMDVHMDWIQLGPWTSPDEKGFGYVPLFCERLVGYGPMINPKTGKRFFKETGNRKERADAIILVGIPVLIMGDTYAVKKQVFPNALEKGIENGSIKKFDNLDDLAKAYNIPVAAFKEEIARWNSYVEKKKDPDFECMIFPDAKPMVEPPFYAARLWPKVHHTMGGLVINKDAQVIGFDLKPIAGLYAAGEITGGIHGAVRLGGVAMADCVVFGRIAGKNAVKEKPWS; encoded by the coding sequence ATGGGTAAAGATTCAGAAAGTCCAAAAGAAGTGTCGAGACGAGATTTTTTTAAATCATCTGCTATGGCAGTTGCAGCAGGTGCAGCATTAGGTGGCATAGGACTAATTTCAAAAGATGCGGCAGCAAAAGAGGCTATTCCAAAAAAATGGGATGAATCCTACGATGTGGTTATAATCGGTAGCGGTTTTGCTGGCTTTGCTGCTGCCATAGAGGCAAAGATTGCAGGTGCCAATGTTATTGTTATAGAAAAGATGCCCATGCATGGAGGAAATTCCATTATAAATGGAGGAGATTTTTGTGCTGCAGGGACAAAGATGCAAAAAGAGGCAGGTGTCCAGGATTCGCCAGAGTTAATGCTCAAAGATATGCTAAAAGCAGGACTATATCTTAATCATCCAGACCTTGCAAAGATTGTGGCATATGGATCAAAAGATGCCTTAGAATGGTGTGAAACATATATAGGGGCAAAATTTGCAAGGTTAAATTTTCATGGTGGTCATTCAGTTAAAAGGGCACATCAGACCATAAATGCCTCTGGTTCTGAACTGGTGAATAAGATGTTATCAAAGGCAAGAGAAATTGGTGTAAAGGTTCAGACAAGGACAAAGCTTGAGAGATTTATATTAAATGAAAACAACAGGATTATAGGTATCGAGGCAAAAAAGAATTATAGATTTCCCGATGAAAATACAGGAACAAAGGCATTCATTAAGGCCTCTAAGGCAGTAATCATTGCCTCTGGCGGATTTGCAAGAGATATAAACCTTCGTAAGATTCATGACCCAAGGCTGGATGAGAGATTTGAATCAACAAACCATCCTGGTGCTACAGGTGAGGCATTGATGGCAGCATGCTTGGCAAGGGCAATGGATGTCCATATGGACTGGATACAGCTCGGTCCATGGACAAGTCCTGATGAAAAGGGGTTCGGGTATGTGCCTTTATTCTGTGAAAGACTTGTAGGTTACGGTCCTATGATCAACCCCAAGACAGGTAAGCGTTTCTTCAAAGAAACCGGGAATAGGAAGGAACGTGCAGATGCAATTATTCTTGTAGGCATACCTGTTTTGATTATGGGAGATACTTATGCCGTTAAGAAACAGGTATTTCCCAATGCCCTTGAAAAAGGTATTGAGAATGGTTCAATAAAAAAATTTGATAATCTCGATGATTTAGCAAAGGCATACAATATCCCAGTTGCTGCATTTAAAGAAGAGATTGCACGATGGAATTCATATGTAGAGAAGAAGAAAGACCCTGATTTCGAATGTATGATTTTCCCTGATGCAAAGCCGATGGTGGAACCTCCTTTTTATGCTGCAAGACTCTGGCCAAAGGTTCACCACACTATGGGCGGTCTTGTTATAAATAAGGATGCACAGGTAATAGGGTTTGACCTAAAGCCTATTGCCGGTCTCTATGCAGCCGGTGAGATAACAGGCGGTATACACGGGGCAGTCAGGTTAGGCGGTGTGGCAATGGCAGATTGTGTTGTTTTTGGCCGTATAGCAGGGAAAAACGCCGTCAAAGAAAAACCATGGAGTTGA
- a CDS encoding acyl-CoA dehydratase activase, translating into MPFYLGIDVGSGWTKAVLCEDMDLKSYAISPSGGDYRKAAQHVVDMALKKHGVSIDDIAYTVATGYGASMVDFASEKPSDMSCHAKGINMLFPGVRTVIDVGAQFTRAIRIDENGRIVNFIMNEKCAGGSGKFLQVTARILHVNIEELGRLSLESTKPVEFTTACAVFAESEAVSRISEGALPADIVAGIHKAMASKIITLANRVGLMPDYAITGGGAKDIGLVKAIEKELKASSYVAHEPQITAALGAALFRHRI; encoded by the coding sequence ATGCCATTTTATTTAGGAATAGATGTGGGTTCAGGTTGGACAAAGGCAGTATTGTGTGAGGATATGGATCTGAAATCCTATGCTATATCACCATCAGGAGGTGATTATAGAAAGGCTGCACAACATGTAGTCGATATGGCTTTAAAAAAACACGGGGTTTCCATAGATGATATTGCCTACACTGTAGCAACAGGCTATGGTGCATCAATGGTGGATTTTGCCTCTGAGAAACCGTCGGATATGTCCTGCCATGCCAAGGGCATAAATATGCTTTTTCCTGGCGTAAGAACTGTTATTGATGTGGGTGCACAGTTTACAAGGGCTATAAGGATAGATGAAAATGGCAGGATTGTGAATTTTATAATGAATGAAAAATGTGCAGGGGGTAGCGGAAAATTCCTCCAGGTAACAGCCAGGATATTACATGTGAACATAGAAGAGTTAGGAAGGCTTTCTCTTGAGTCCACAAAGCCAGTGGAATTCACTACTGCATGCGCTGTATTTGCCGAGTCAGAGGCAGTATCCAGGATTTCAGAGGGTGCATTACCTGCAGATATTGTGGCAGGAATACACAAGGCAATGGCCTCAAAGATAATAACCCTTGCAAACCGAGTAGGTCTCATGCCTGATTATGCCATAACAGGGGGTGGCGCAAAGGATATAGGTCTTGTCAAGGCAATAGAGAAGGAACTCAAAGCAAGCTCTTATGTTGCTCATGAACCCCAGATAACTGCCGCATTAGGCGCTGCCCTATTTAGACACAGAATTTGA
- a CDS encoding acyl-CoA dehydratase activase, with amino-acid sequence MPKFFAGVDIGSTMTKVVIFSGRIEATIIGPTGPEHRKLANKVMEEALKKANILFEDLSYIIATGYGRINVPFADRQITEITCHAKGLHSLLPTVKTIVDIGGQDSKGIKIKDGKVVSFVMNDKCAAGTGRFIEIMADTLGVPLNDMGSLSLTSDRPASISSTCTVFAEHEITNQLAGGETLANLVAGIHMSVATRVSSMVKKLTIEPDVAVTGGGAKNIGLVKALEAKLGYPVLLPPEPLITGALGAAVLAKEIFEKYEREGQTPIRSPFGLQEAKIFS; translated from the coding sequence ATGCCTAAATTTTTTGCCGGTGTAGATATAGGCTCCACTATGACAAAGGTGGTCATATTCAGTGGCAGGATAGAGGCCACCATCATAGGTCCCACAGGTCCAGAGCACCGCAAATTAGCCAATAAAGTAATGGAGGAGGCACTCAAAAAGGCTAACATCCTATTTGAGGATTTATCCTATATCATTGCCACGGGGTATGGGAGAATAAATGTGCCATTTGCAGATAGGCAGATTACAGAGATTACATGCCATGCAAAAGGGTTACATAGCCTCCTCCCAACAGTAAAGACCATAGTAGACATAGGTGGTCAGGATAGCAAAGGAATAAAGATTAAAGACGGTAAGGTAGTGAGTTTTGTTATGAATGACAAATGTGCTGCCGGGACAGGGAGGTTCATCGAGATTATGGCAGATACACTTGGTGTGCCGCTAAATGATATGGGAAGCCTTTCTTTAACCTCTGATAGACCGGCTTCCATAAGTAGCACCTGTACTGTCTTTGCCGAACATGAGATAACAAATCAACTTGCCGGCGGTGAAACACTGGCAAATCTTGTAGCAGGTATACATATGTCTGTGGCGACAAGGGTAAGCTCTATGGTAAAAAAGCTTACCATTGAGCCTGATGTGGCTGTAACAGGTGGTGGCGCGAAAAACATAGGGCTTGTAAAGGCATTGGAGGCAAAACTTGGATACCCTGTTCTTCTACCTCCTGAACCTTTGATTACTGGTGCACTGGGTGCTGCTGTTTTAGCAAAAGAGATATTCGAGAAGTATGAAAGAGAGGGCCAGACCCCTATAAGAAGCCCTTTTGGCCTACAAGAGGCAAAAATCTTTTCTTAA
- a CDS encoding 2-hydroxyacyl-CoA dehydratase family protein: protein MAEEKKGRAVATKTAASIPKFVRGNLAATLKAKEEGKKVAYAYIADGQDEIMRAMDIVPAWGESFSGVCAAKRDAEKYLQKAESDNFSRSLCTYATCTIGFDMIREELGGGAVPDAPWGGMGRPDMILGSAQLLCDPRFKWPQATQHYLRDVPVFVGAMYYPPFDPKMNHHEQEKFYVKYCTEELRECVKFCEKHTGKKMDWDRLAQITELSDKTWDLFIDTYELRKAMPTPMDTGDAMNTMVPLTFNLGTQEAYDFYKQLYDELQDKIKNGIGVADPEKYRLIWAAGLPSWFALGDFQYFNSKGAVFPVEVTYRGCEKIERLDLPKTSDPLEHIAWRWVRYWTHWYDMARKRPGSLPKVERIIEYIEEYKCDGVVFHSAFSCRSWHAGIIHQAETLKKVYKEIPILILEGDIVDISSYNEADTHNRIDAFIEAVDAYKKRMN, encoded by the coding sequence ATGGCTGAGGAAAAAAAAGGAAGGGCAGTTGCAACAAAGACTGCTGCAAGTATACCTAAATTCGTGCGAGGAAATCTCGCTGCCACATTGAAGGCAAAGGAAGAAGGAAAAAAGGTTGCATATGCATATATAGCAGATGGTCAAGATGAGATAATGAGGGCAATGGATATTGTGCCTGCTTGGGGAGAGAGTTTTTCAGGCGTATGCGCAGCAAAAAGGGATGCAGAGAAATATCTCCAGAAGGCAGAATCAGATAACTTCTCAAGGTCTCTTTGCACATATGCCACTTGCACCATAGGTTTTGATATGATTAGAGAGGAATTAGGAGGCGGAGCAGTTCCTGATGCTCCGTGGGGAGGTATGGGAAGACCTGACATGATTCTTGGCTCTGCCCAGCTTCTCTGTGACCCGAGATTTAAATGGCCTCAGGCAACACAACATTATCTCCGGGATGTCCCTGTTTTTGTAGGTGCCATGTATTATCCGCCTTTTGATCCTAAGATGAACCACCATGAACAGGAGAAATTTTATGTAAAATATTGCACAGAGGAATTAAGGGAATGTGTAAAATTCTGTGAAAAGCATACAGGAAAGAAGATGGACTGGGATAGGTTGGCTCAAATCACAGAATTATCTGATAAAACGTGGGACCTTTTTATTGACACCTATGAACTCCGCAAGGCAATGCCAACACCTATGGATACCGGTGATGCCATGAATACCATGGTGCCCCTTACATTCAACCTTGGGACACAGGAGGCTTATGACTTTTATAAACAACTATATGATGAACTGCAGGATAAGATAAAAAACGGTATAGGCGTAGCGGATCCGGAAAAATATAGATTAATTTGGGCTGCAGGCTTGCCTTCATGGTTTGCCTTGGGAGATTTCCAGTATTTCAATAGCAAGGGTGCAGTGTTTCCTGTAGAGGTTACATATAGGGGATGCGAAAAGATAGAAAGGCTTGATTTACCAAAAACCAGTGACCCACTGGAACATATTGCATGGAGATGGGTAAGATATTGGACACACTGGTATGATATGGCAAGAAAACGTCCTGGTTCTCTGCCAAAAGTGGAAAGGATCATTGAATATATAGAGGAATATAAATGTGACGGTGTTGTATTCCATTCGGCATTCTCATGCAGGAGCTGGCACGCAGGCATTATCCATCAGGCAGAAACCTTAAAAAAGGTATACAAAGAGATACCCATACTCATTCTGGAAGGTGATATAGTTGATATAAGTTCCTATAATGAGGCAGATACCCACAACAGGATAGATGCATTCATAGAGGCTGTGGACGCATATAAGAAAAGGATGAACTAA
- a CDS encoding 2-hydroxyacyl-CoA dehydratase family protein, which translates to MAELGVEKGLAKAEKYYNDYGKRANELKAEGKKIIGYISALGPVEVLTAAGAVPFRLKGNVDEAITKGDAYMETIVCPFVRNVFDSSIKGKFSFLDGMVLPHQCDSLDRTSDVWRDYLKLSYFHFLNVPHVTDDPSIEFMKELLQLLIKTLEDYTGNKISNDTLKQAISLHNENRRLMRELYGLRKNNPPLISGTEMMKVLVAVMGIPVNESSELIKAVIEEVKARKPAADNDKKRIMLIGDQIDSVSITDAIEGAGAYLVMDDISIGSKMYWQDVDEDKEPLLALSERYLRKLKIPTTFVDTGGTYEENLNARFGHMRKYIDEFKVNGTILFVYKYCDPYGFEVPAIKSYIESAGVPVLYLEDEYSTSSLARMKTRIEAFLEMIA; encoded by the coding sequence ATGGCTGAATTAGGAGTTGAAAAAGGATTGGCAAAGGCAGAAAAATATTACAATGATTACGGAAAAAGGGCAAATGAGCTTAAAGCAGAAGGTAAAAAGATAATCGGTTATATATCTGCCCTTGGTCCTGTGGAAGTTCTTACAGCAGCAGGCGCTGTTCCCTTCAGATTGAAAGGCAATGTGGATGAGGCTATAACAAAAGGCGATGCCTATATGGAGACCATAGTATGCCCCTTTGTTCGTAATGTATTTGACTCATCCATAAAGGGAAAATTTAGTTTTCTCGATGGTATGGTTCTTCCTCATCAATGTGACAGCCTTGATAGGACAAGTGATGTATGGAGGGATTATCTTAAACTATCTTATTTCCATTTCTTAAATGTCCCCCACGTGACAGATGACCCTTCTATTGAATTTATGAAGGAATTGCTTCAACTATTAATTAAAACCCTTGAAGATTATACGGGAAATAAAATTTCCAATGACACATTGAAGCAAGCTATCTCCCTTCATAATGAAAATAGGAGGTTAATGAGAGAGCTTTATGGATTAAGAAAAAATAATCCACCTCTGATATCTGGCACAGAGATGATGAAGGTTCTTGTGGCTGTTATGGGCATTCCTGTAAATGAATCAAGTGAATTAATAAAGGCTGTCATTGAAGAAGTAAAGGCAAGAAAGCCAGCAGCAGACAACGATAAAAAGAGGATCATGCTTATAGGAGATCAGATAGATAGTGTAAGCATAACCGATGCTATAGAGGGTGCAGGAGCATATCTTGTTATGGACGATATCTCCATTGGCAGCAAGATGTATTGGCAGGATGTTGATGAGGATAAAGAACCTCTTCTGGCACTTTCAGAGCGTTACTTGAGGAAACTCAAAATACCCACAACCTTTGTGGATACAGGTGGCACGTATGAGGAGAATCTCAATGCCCGCTTTGGACATATGAGAAAGTACATAGATGAATTTAAGGTAAACGGCACAATCCTGTTTGTTTATAAATATTGTGATCCATATGGTTTTGAGGTTCCGGCAATCAAGAGTTATATAGAATCAGCAGGTGTTCCAGTTCTCTATCTCGAAGACGAATATTCCACATCAAGCCTTGCACGAATGAAGACAAGGATTGAGGCTTTTCTTGAAATGATAGCATAA